The following coding sequences are from one Treponema parvum window:
- a CDS encoding monomeric [FeFe] hydrogenase — translation MLNINNNAANVKRDILVQIAKAQLEGKLAEAVHFIPRKMAPVGGRSIRCCIFHDREILRMRVLARLGWSVEDYSDDKPLAEYAKEALKRKSPSWPMLTVLDEACNACVRSHYMVTNACQGCFARPCMVNCPKDAIHVERHAHIDPDKCINCGLCMQNCPYHAIIKIPVPCEESCPVGAITKDESGKERIDYDKCIFCGNCMRECPFGAMMDKSQLVDVIKHIIKNKKKVVALYAPSIAAQFKSKPGQLEAALLKAGFSEVLEVALGADICADKEAKEFAERMERGDKMMTTSCCSAYFRAVQIHVPALKPCVSKTRSPMHYTAEIAKKKYPGCITVFIGPCLAKRREGFDDKKVDYVLSAEEIHALFIAKSINFEEMPVVPAEKIPTASARNFAVSGGVAQSIRVRLKDKSILRSTVINGLDKKGMQTLSMYGKINEGVVPYPAECPNLIEVMSCEGGCVGGPSVIMNPKTATTLIKPYVSAGKDDLQES, via the coding sequence ATGCTGAATATCAACAACAACGCCGCAAACGTAAAGCGGGATATTCTTGTTCAAATCGCAAAGGCACAGCTTGAAGGAAAACTTGCCGAAGCCGTACACTTTATTCCAAGAAAAATGGCGCCGGTCGGCGGGAGATCCATACGCTGCTGTATATTTCACGACAGAGAAATTCTTCGCATGAGAGTTTTGGCAAGGCTAGGCTGGTCGGTAGAAGACTACAGCGACGATAAACCTCTTGCCGAATATGCAAAGGAAGCTCTAAAAAGAAAATCACCTTCATGGCCTATGTTGACCGTTCTTGACGAAGCCTGTAACGCGTGCGTCAGATCTCATTACATGGTCACAAACGCCTGTCAAGGCTGTTTTGCCAGGCCGTGCATGGTAAACTGTCCCAAAGACGCCATTCACGTTGAACGTCACGCGCACATCGATCCTGACAAATGCATAAACTGCGGACTATGCATGCAAAACTGCCCGTACCATGCAATAATAAAGATTCCCGTACCCTGCGAAGAGTCCTGTCCCGTGGGGGCGATCACAAAAGACGAGTCGGGTAAAGAGCGGATCGATTACGATAAGTGCATTTTCTGCGGCAACTGTATGCGCGAATGCCCCTTCGGCGCGATGATGGACAAAAGCCAGCTTGTGGACGTCATAAAACATATCATAAAAAATAAAAAAAAGGTCGTAGCGCTGTATGCGCCGTCGATAGCAGCTCAGTTCAAGTCAAAGCCGGGTCAGCTTGAAGCGGCCCTTTTAAAAGCGGGCTTCAGTGAAGTCCTTGAAGTAGCTCTAGGCGCCGACATTTGCGCAGATAAAGAAGCGAAGGAATTTGCCGAGCGCATGGAACGCGGCGATAAAATGATGACGACTTCATGTTGTTCGGCGTATTTCCGTGCAGTGCAGATCCACGTCCCCGCCTTAAAACCCTGCGTTTCAAAGACGAGAAGTCCTATGCACTACACCGCCGAAATAGCTAAAAAAAAGTATCCAGGATGTATAACCGTTTTTATAGGACCTTGCCTTGCAAAAAGACGGGAAGGTTTCGACGATAAAAAGGTCGACTACGTTCTTTCCGCAGAAGAAATTCACGCCCTTTTTATTGCCAAGAGCATCAATTTCGAAGAGATGCCCGTCGTTCCCGCCGAAAAAATTCCTACGGCAAGCGCCAGAAATTTTGCGGTTTCAGGCGGTGTAGCGCAATCGATAAGGGTAAGGCTGAAGGATAAGTCCATATTGCGCTCTACCGTAATAAACGGATTGGATAAAAAAGGAATGCAAACTCTTTCCATGTACGGAAAGATAAACGAAGGTGTTGTTCCTTATCCTGCTGAATGTCCGAATCTTATCGAAGTCATGTCCTGTGAAGGAGGCTGCGTAGGAGGGCCGTCCGTGATAATGAATCCCAAAACGGCGACGACGTTAATAAAACCCTACGTTTCTGCCGGCAAAGACGACCTGCAAGAGTCATAA
- a CDS encoding class I SAM-dependent methyltransferase, translated as MARIENIVEYYDELFPVTESQKKFYAEETENLKKPVKYLRIGCGTGIFENYLAREGEDVTGIEPFKELADCANRQRRTPLMSIRFFQMTTLEMSRFLGKSFYNVISCLDDRIEMISDAVLLRKFFFDVKGLLSKDGKFIIKMINFDHFKETVEQLPEISNIRVKLKTKITTQADGSKSFSQEIETGNGRMCSVFENVKIYPLKKAEIIEFGKEAGFSDFTFYGDYDRKEFDSESLNLIAVLS; from the coding sequence ATGGCGAGGATTGAAAACATTGTTGAATATTACGATGAATTATTTCCCGTAACGGAAAGTCAAAAAAAATTTTATGCTGAAGAAACGGAAAATTTAAAAAAACCTGTAAAATATTTAAGAATCGGGTGCGGTACGGGCATTTTTGAAAATTATCTTGCAAGGGAAGGGGAGGACGTTACCGGCATCGAGCCGTTTAAGGAACTGGCGGATTGCGCCAATCGGCAAAGGAGAACGCCTTTAATGTCCATACGTTTTTTTCAGATGACTACGCTTGAGATGAGCCGCTTTTTGGGAAAGTCGTTTTACAACGTGATTTCATGCCTTGACGACAGGATAGAGATGATAAGCGACGCCGTTCTTTTGCGGAAATTTTTTTTCGATGTAAAAGGGCTCCTTTCGAAGGACGGAAAATTCATTATCAAAATGATCAATTTCGATCATTTTAAAGAAACCGTAGAACAGCTGCCTGAGATAAGCAATATCAGGGTGAAACTTAAAACAAAAATAACTACTCAAGCCGACGGTTCGAAATCTTTTTCGCAAGAAATAGAAACCGGCAACGGCCGCATGTGTTCTGTCTTTGAAAACGTAAAGATATACCCTTTAAAAAAAGCTGAAATAATAGAATTCGGAAAGGAGGCGGGATTCAGCGATTTTACATTCTATGGCGATTATGACAGAAAGGAATTCGATTCGGAATCTTTGAATCTGATCGCAGTTCTCAGTTAA
- a CDS encoding TatD family hydrolase: MQFFDTHAHIGLIYDDPIEQLRVIQKAKNAGVTRIVSINNSLHDFDTVYNSLKSVSGIYHAVGVAPSEVTNPGNDWVRKLEDSLKLPNVVAVGETGLDYFKQFGDKRSQIELFITQLELAQKHNMPVVVHNRDAGKDVFAVLSERIPDAGAILHCYSENAEYAKQCLGMNVYFSFAGNLTYRNARNLHETVLNIPLDRILLETESPFMVPAQYREKKRSMPEYLPSTARFLAEMLEMDLEELSAQLWKNSCKIFRLPE, translated from the coding sequence ATGCAGTTTTTTGATACACATGCCCATATAGGGTTAATTTATGATGATCCCATTGAACAGCTCCGCGTGATTCAGAAAGCAAAAAACGCCGGGGTTACCAGAATAGTAAGCATAAACAACAGTCTTCACGATTTTGATACAGTATACAACAGTCTTAAATCCGTTTCTGGAATCTATCATGCGGTAGGAGTAGCTCCATCCGAAGTTACGAATCCCGGCAACGACTGGGTCCGTAAGCTTGAGGACTCTCTAAAATTGCCGAATGTCGTCGCCGTAGGCGAAACGGGGCTCGATTATTTTAAACAGTTCGGAGACAAGCGCTCTCAGATAGAACTGTTTATCACTCAGCTTGAATTGGCGCAAAAACACAATATGCCCGTGGTCGTTCATAACCGCGACGCCGGTAAAGACGTCTTTGCCGTCCTTTCCGAACGCATCCCTGACGCCGGCGCTATCCTTCATTGTTATTCGGAAAACGCCGAGTATGCAAAGCAGTGCCTTGGCATGAACGTCTATTTTTCGTTTGCAGGGAACCTTACGTACCGAAACGCGCGTAACCTGCACGAGACGGTTTTAAATATTCCTCTTGACAGGATCCTGTTGGAAACGGAAAGCCCCTTTATGGTGCCCGCCCAATACAGAGAAAAAAAGCGTAGTATGCCCGAATATCTTCCGTCCACAGCGCGGTTCCTTGCGGAAATGCTGGAAATGGACTTGGAAGAATTGAGCGCCCAGCTGTGGAAAAACAGCTGCAAGATTTTCCGTTTGCCTGAGTAA
- a CDS encoding PG0541 family transporter-associated protein → MKEKKEKKKKNDIKSEAVLHDIPDTGEEKIKRYRLEIICSQSIAEDMLEGFKYKKIKCYTQFPSVMGSGYSVPKLGDSIWPQLNTMFIVYCTKDDAKKIRELIGDLRKQYVGEGLACYASKAKEW, encoded by the coding sequence ATGAAAGAAAAGAAAGAAAAAAAGAAAAAGAATGACATAAAGAGCGAAGCCGTTTTACACGACATACCGGACACCGGAGAAGAGAAGATAAAACGATACCGGCTTGAAATTATCTGTTCTCAATCGATAGCGGAAGATATGCTCGAAGGATTTAAATATAAAAAGATCAAATGTTATACGCAGTTTCCTTCCGTTATGGGGTCGGGCTACAGCGTTCCAAAGCTCGGAGATTCCATCTGGCCGCAGCTGAATACTATGTTTATCGTTTACTGCACTAAGGACGATGCTAAAAAAATACGGGAGCTTATCGGAGATCTCAGAAAACAGTATGTAGGAGAAGGCCTTGCATGCTATGCAAGCAAGGCAAAAGAATGGTAG
- the dusB gene encoding tRNA dihydrouridine synthase DusB has product MLYHPVKIGSLTLPGNLFLAPVAGYSDMAFRSVCVDGGADFTYTEMVSSEALTRGSSKTEILMRKAPNEKAYAVQLFGSNPAMMALAARLVLEKTGADCIDINAGCPVPKIIKTGAGSALIRDPEKLFALVSAVVKAVDKKVPVTVKIRSGWDAEHITWKESAQAVIDAGASAVTLHARTRAQGYEGRSDWNILRSLAEFAGQKIPVFGSGDVFSPEDAKSMLETTGCSGVMFARGAMGHPFIFRQTRQLLEKNFYEEIGFDERIKAGFKELGLLISDKGENAACREMRKRFCAYSKGAAGGAELRRRIVSASTEQDYKNIFAL; this is encoded by the coding sequence ATGCTTTATCATCCTGTAAAGATAGGTTCTCTGACGCTTCCGGGAAATTTGTTTTTAGCCCCCGTGGCCGGATACAGCGACATGGCATTCCGTTCCGTCTGTGTGGACGGGGGTGCGGATTTTACTTACACGGAAATGGTTTCATCCGAAGCGTTGACGCGGGGTTCTTCTAAGACGGAAATTCTTATGCGCAAAGCTCCGAATGAAAAGGCCTATGCCGTGCAGCTTTTCGGCTCAAACCCCGCGATGATGGCTTTGGCCGCTCGCTTAGTGCTTGAAAAAACGGGCGCCGATTGCATAGATATAAACGCAGGCTGTCCCGTACCCAAGATAATAAAAACCGGAGCCGGTTCTGCGCTCATAAGGGATCCTGAAAAGCTTTTTGCTCTCGTGAGCGCAGTGGTAAAAGCCGTAGACAAAAAAGTTCCCGTTACAGTAAAAATCCGTTCCGGATGGGACGCGGAGCATATCACTTGGAAAGAATCTGCACAGGCTGTAATCGATGCGGGTGCGTCGGCCGTAACGCTTCATGCGCGCACAAGAGCGCAAGGATACGAGGGCCGATCCGATTGGAACATTTTGCGTTCGTTAGCGGAATTTGCCGGACAAAAGATTCCCGTGTTCGGTTCGGGGGATGTTTTTTCGCCGGAGGACGCCAAGTCTATGCTGGAGACTACCGGATGTTCGGGCGTAATGTTTGCAAGGGGCGCGATGGGACATCCGTTTATTTTCAGGCAGACAAGACAGCTGCTTGAAAAGAATTTTTATGAAGAGATCGGTTTTGACGAAAGAATCAAAGCGGGTTTTAAAGAATTGGGTTTGTTGATAAGCGATAAGGGGGAAAACGCCGCCTGCCGCGAAATGAGAAAACGTTTTTGCGCTTATTCAAAAGGTGCGGCAGGCGGCGCCGAGCTTCGACGGCGAATCGTCAGCGCGTCTACGGAACAGGATTATAAAAATATTTTCGCGCTTTAA
- the ricT gene encoding regulatory iron-sulfur-containing complex subunit RicT, translating to MSDIFESDIDKESLDINALEDPSESYAPAQENENFVYPQPLYKLKLEYSCEGVYAMTKDLPQLKEGDFVIIPTRYGKDMACVMGQVFVPMGIKPSDIVAIDRVATVEDLEHVKVLKQKESEARTIFKDRVKAHNLSMKLISTHFLADEQKALFFFSSDNRVDFRELVKDLGSIFKMRIELRQVGVRDESRITGGLGVCGRPYCCHAISDKLRPVSIRMAKDQNLSLNSVKISGLCGRLLCCLSYEYNWYAEARKKLPSEGVTVHYDGTKFKIIEINFISSMIKMSGEDGRIIEINANRFSRENNYWKIN from the coding sequence ATGAGTGATATTTTTGAAAGCGATATAGATAAAGAATCTCTTGACATAAACGCTCTGGAAGATCCTTCCGAATCTTATGCGCCGGCTCAGGAAAATGAAAATTTTGTTTATCCCCAACCCTTGTACAAACTGAAGCTCGAATATTCATGCGAAGGCGTTTATGCGATGACTAAAGATCTTCCTCAGCTTAAAGAGGGAGACTTTGTCATAATTCCCACCCGTTACGGCAAAGACATGGCATGCGTTATGGGACAGGTTTTTGTGCCCATGGGAATAAAACCTTCGGATATTGTAGCTATAGACCGCGTTGCGACGGTAGAAGACCTGGAACATGTAAAAGTTTTAAAACAAAAAGAAAGCGAAGCCCGCACGATATTTAAAGACAGAGTAAAAGCTCATAACTTGAGCATGAAACTCATATCGACGCATTTTTTAGCGGACGAACAAAAGGCTCTGTTCTTTTTCAGCTCGGACAACAGAGTAGACTTCCGCGAACTGGTAAAGGATTTGGGCTCGATCTTTAAAATGAGAATAGAGCTCAGACAAGTCGGCGTGCGTGACGAATCAAGGATAACGGGGGGCTTGGGCGTATGCGGCAGACCCTATTGCTGCCATGCCATATCGGATAAATTGCGCCCCGTTTCAATCCGTATGGCAAAAGATCAAAATCTGTCTCTCAATTCGGTAAAGATATCGGGTTTGTGCGGAAGGCTTTTGTGCTGCCTGTCTTATGAGTACAATTGGTACGCTGAAGCCAGAAAAAAACTGCCGTCCGAAGGCGTAACAGTACACTATGACGGAACAAAATTTAAAATCATAGAAATCAATTTTATTTCATCGATGATAAAAATGAGCGGCGAAGACGGCCGAATAATCGAAATAAACGCAAACAGGTTCAGCCGCGAAAACAATTACTGGAAGATTAACTGA
- a CDS encoding bactofilin family protein translates to MNLHADDISINTFIGPGSVISGDIRGNGFMRVDGDIDGNLETNGSIIISEKARIRGNVTSKAAIIGGIVIGDVCASESVRLLTSSAVIGDIVTRRIQIEDKVIFQGHCIAVDDESSFNEKTERFLDEKAVRSKVIH, encoded by the coding sequence ATGAATTTACATGCCGACGACATTTCCATAAATACTTTTATAGGCCCCGGATCCGTAATATCCGGCGATATAAGAGGAAACGGATTTATGCGTGTGGACGGCGACATAGACGGCAATCTTGAAACAAACGGCAGCATAATCATAAGCGAAAAAGCCCGTATCCGCGGTAATGTAACTTCAAAAGCGGCGATAATAGGCGGCATAGTTATCGGCGACGTTTGTGCAAGCGAAAGCGTACGGCTCCTGACGTCTTCAGCCGTCATAGGCGACATTGTGACACGGCGCATACAAATCGAAGATAAGGTAATATTTCAGGGACACTGCATAGCCGTTGACGACGAATCGTCGTTTAACGAAAAAACGGAAAGATTCTTAGATGAAAAAGCCGTCAGGAGCAAGGTCATACATTAA
- a CDS encoding phenylalanine--tRNA ligase subunit alpha yields the protein MDIATIIKNLHPLEIKVLLAYSDKDDLTAEKLKNELSYKEGHANQAFSWLGGKGLVEVTKKIPHTYYEITDLGRTFAKEGTVEQRVVSFLKENGDKSLPEISSALKIENKDVGSAFGQLSKEGVLKMNEEKKAIYTGKELPDRFATISGLLKKAEGANSGCLDLEELSKEEAKTIQDLAKKRGAADSPFKIIERETVVYRLSGNYKEVAAALKSSGVTGNEIGELTPKMLESGEWKNASFRGYNISIPPARVVPGRVNPYVSFLESVKDKLASLGFQEFDGPLVETEFWNGDALFMPQFHAARDIHDVYRLKVPTHAKSIEEPYLTNVANVHKNGGNTGSRGWNYEFDRDFTKRLILRSQGTVLSAHQLHKAEIPGRYFGIVRCFRYDKVDATHLSDFYQTEGIVLGEQVNLKTLLGFLEIFAKEIAGATEVKYVPGYFPFTEPSVEVHIKHPVLGWFELGGSGIFRPEVTRSMGVNVPVLAWGIGIDRMALMALGLNDLRELFCEDIERVRLRKAKF from the coding sequence ATGGATATAGCGACAATAATAAAAAACCTGCACCCGCTTGAAATAAAAGTTCTTCTGGCGTATTCGGACAAAGACGATCTGACGGCCGAAAAATTAAAGAACGAACTTTCTTATAAAGAAGGGCATGCCAATCAAGCCTTTTCTTGGCTCGGCGGCAAGGGACTCGTAGAGGTAACAAAAAAAATTCCTCATACATACTATGAAATAACGGATCTCGGACGCACTTTTGCCAAAGAAGGAACCGTCGAACAAAGGGTTGTTTCTTTTTTAAAAGAGAACGGAGATAAGTCTTTGCCTGAAATTTCTTCGGCATTGAAGATAGAAAATAAGGACGTGGGAAGCGCCTTCGGGCAGCTTTCAAAAGAAGGCGTCCTTAAAATGAATGAAGAAAAGAAAGCCATATACACGGGAAAAGAACTTCCCGATCGTTTTGCGACGATTTCAGGTCTTTTAAAAAAGGCCGAAGGAGCAAACTCGGGCTGTCTTGATCTGGAGGAGCTTTCCAAAGAAGAAGCAAAAACCATTCAAGACCTTGCTAAAAAACGCGGCGCGGCGGACAGTCCGTTTAAGATAATCGAGCGCGAGACGGTTGTTTACAGACTTTCGGGCAATTATAAAGAAGTTGCCGCCGCTCTTAAAAGTTCCGGCGTTACCGGCAATGAAATCGGAGAGCTTACTCCCAAAATGCTTGAAAGCGGGGAATGGAAAAATGCTTCGTTCCGCGGGTACAATATTTCGATTCCTCCGGCGCGCGTAGTTCCGGGCAGAGTAAATCCTTATGTTTCCTTTCTTGAGTCGGTAAAAGACAAGCTTGCTTCTTTAGGGTTTCAAGAATTTGACGGTCCTCTTGTAGAGACGGAATTCTGGAACGGAGACGCTCTTTTTATGCCCCAGTTTCATGCCGCCCGCGACATACACGACGTATATCGGCTTAAGGTTCCTACGCACGCAAAATCCATAGAAGAACCGTATTTGACGAATGTCGCAAACGTTCATAAAAACGGAGGAAACACGGGAAGCCGGGGCTGGAATTACGAATTCGACCGTGATTTTACAAAACGCCTCATACTGCGCAGTCAGGGAACCGTCTTGTCGGCTCACCAGCTTCACAAGGCTGAAATTCCCGGAAGATATTTCGGTATCGTGCGCTGTTTCCGCTACGACAAAGTCGACGCCACTCATTTAAGCGATTTTTATCAGACCGAAGGAATAGTTTTAGGGGAACAGGTAAATTTAAAGACGCTTTTAGGGTTTCTTGAAATATTTGCCAAAGAGATCGCAGGCGCTACGGAAGTAAAATACGTTCCCGGCTATTTTCCGTTTACGGAACCGTCGGTGGAAGTGCACATAAAACATCCTGTCTTGGGCTGGTTCGAACTCGGCGGTTCGGGGATTTTTAGGCCGGAGGTTACAAGGTCTATGGGAGTGAACGTGCCCGTCCTCGCATGGGGAATAGGAATCGACCGCATGGCTCTTATGGCCTTGGGGCTTAACGACCTCAGAGAGCTTTTTTGTGAAGATATCGAGAGAGTCCGGCTGCGCAAGGCCAAATTTTAA
- a CDS encoding DUF5312 family protein, producing MGIFKFIKELFEAVFSSPSPEAQKRRQLKKLESELCALQPVIYKGGLLQPNFAEAVRQLYVHAKPLDDLFAVTINSEDVRRNENFMDKLVISGFSADEQAELESLSYENRKKEVKENDASASKIFDAQRRTVNKLLSKLNTQDFLKMDVVLADLMQLADFCHFNFISILKVFDRNFTGLDPNYETGFLPAEPKMMDRPLQDLFFLSGNLKITQSTVNAIFALVRIKEGDMLSDDIKNGVLTHLKTIRYILNHIVTAQALKMLIAVAQENPSANPDLASYKNSARQKFSTHLQEYFDADERRIKQEIKDETTNSEIDSLFANHPIERLEGYNGELNAYLQDNSALALQWIRPLEIVKTFLTIYLSDSIKSLLNGIVIEGFFNNPNYKTQFSSTVYTCSDSLERIKAFEAKFETNGEYATSKIRGFVQDSYKNADFLKQLTSLISRINDEAKGLMTHEVSSLFALSSEIGDLLIDAKKAKSEIIDNLKVLLLSSRNRDNSDLLERQYPSWKIFFDVMKNYTIINVKSA from the coding sequence ATGGGAATCTTTAAATTTATTAAAGAACTGTTTGAAGCTGTTTTTTCAAGTCCTTCTCCCGAAGCGCAAAAGCGGCGTCAGCTTAAGAAGCTGGAAAGCGAATTGTGCGCTCTTCAGCCGGTCATTTACAAGGGCGGACTCTTACAGCCTAATTTTGCAGAAGCCGTAAGGCAGTTGTATGTTCATGCAAAGCCGCTGGACGATCTGTTTGCCGTAACCATAAACAGCGAAGACGTAAGACGCAACGAAAATTTTATGGACAAACTGGTCATAAGCGGATTTTCCGCCGACGAGCAAGCGGAACTGGAATCTTTGTCCTATGAAAACCGTAAAAAAGAAGTAAAAGAAAACGACGCATCCGCTTCTAAAATATTTGACGCTCAGCGCCGAACCGTTAACAAATTGCTTTCAAAGCTGAATACGCAGGATTTTTTAAAAATGGATGTGGTTTTAGCCGATCTCATGCAGCTTGCGGATTTTTGCCACTTTAACTTTATTTCAATATTGAAAGTATTCGACAGGAATTTTACCGGGCTTGATCCTAATTATGAGACGGGATTTTTGCCTGCGGAACCTAAAATGATGGACAGGCCTCTGCAGGATCTGTTTTTTTTAAGCGGAAACCTTAAGATAACTCAATCCACCGTAAATGCTATCTTTGCGCTTGTCAGAATAAAAGAAGGCGACATGCTGTCGGACGATATAAAAAACGGTGTTTTGACGCATCTTAAAACTATTCGCTATATTTTAAATCACATAGTTACGGCACAGGCTTTAAAAATGCTTATAGCCGTAGCTCAGGAAAATCCTTCCGCTAATCCCGATTTAGCTTCTTATAAAAATTCCGCAAGGCAAAAATTTTCCACTCATTTGCAGGAATATTTCGACGCGGACGAAAGGCGCATAAAACAGGAAATAAAGGATGAAACGACTAACAGCGAAATAGACTCCTTGTTTGCCAATCACCCGATTGAACGACTTGAAGGTTATAACGGCGAATTGAATGCCTACCTTCAGGATAATTCGGCTCTCGCGCTGCAGTGGATAAGACCCTTGGAAATAGTAAAGACTTTTCTTACGATATATTTAAGCGATTCCATAAAGTCTCTTTTAAACGGCATAGTTATAGAAGGATTTTTTAACAATCCCAACTACAAAACTCAGTTTTCGTCTACGGTTTATACATGCTCGGACAGTCTTGAAAGAATAAAGGCCTTTGAAGCGAAATTCGAGACTAACGGAGAATACGCTACGTCAAAGATCAGGGGATTTGTACAGGACAGCTATAAAAATGCGGATTTTTTAAAACAGTTGACATCGTTGATAAGCCGGATAAACGATGAAGCCAAGGGGCTTATGACGCATGAAGTGAGTTCTCTGTTCGCCCTGTCTTCGGAAATAGGAGACCTTTTAATAGACGCTAAAAAAGCCAAAAGCGAAATAATCGATAACCTTAAAGTTCTGCTTTTATCGTCGCGGAACAGGGATAATTCCGATCTTCTTGAAAGACAGTATCCGTCATGGAAAATATTTTTTGACGTGATGAAAAATTATACCATAATCAATGTAAAAAGCGCATAA
- a CDS encoding YaaR family protein, with protein MNPIESVNNPSLYFNAAQQAAAEAKRKEKTASATRPAFSKILSQDTDEKKIILEAEGLPPEIAGLSQEEAIVFLKDAVDSAGDAFAERMTADSFSKYRTAIKQFMNFVVKQNFDVIKHPRAGFNRKGKKRDPAVQIQLINRKLDTLASDLLYNHMDKLKILAKIGEINGLLVDMWAV; from the coding sequence ATGAACCCGATAGAGTCCGTCAATAATCCTTCTCTGTATTTTAACGCGGCGCAGCAGGCGGCAGCGGAAGCGAAACGCAAAGAAAAAACGGCTTCGGCGACAAGACCGGCCTTTTCAAAAATTCTGTCGCAGGACACGGACGAAAAAAAAATTATTTTAGAAGCGGAAGGGCTGCCGCCTGAAATAGCGGGGCTTTCACAGGAAGAAGCGATCGTCTTTTTAAAGGACGCCGTAGATTCGGCGGGAGACGCTTTTGCCGAAAGAATGACGGCGGACTCTTTTTCAAAATATAGAACCGCGATAAAACAGTTTATGAATTTTGTCGTAAAGCAAAATTTCGATGTGATAAAACACCCGCGAGCCGGATTTAATCGCAAGGGTAAAAAACGCGATCCCGCCGTGCAGATACAGCTGATAAACCGAAAACTTGACACGCTTGCTTCCGACCTATTATATAATCATATGGATAAGCTTAAAATTTTGGCAAAAATAGGCGAAATTAACGGACTGCTTGTAGACATGTGGGCAGTATAA
- a CDS encoding M23 family metallopeptidase — MPRSRKFRTHEKRFSLSFFSIVGRGIKAIGNFFVSVFHIFDNKLTVMIVPHSQGKVINFQTNVFAVILGLTVVTGIVLSFFYFNKQAATTNSEISRLMNENRQTIASLDELRDENNNLLQTAKRFQESLSQSLSILGMDQSDPISKAAIKDGDLSSLFDSQGTASGSLREASDIRQLTTYLDNAVQPLEQIGKMLESQNSLFTDIPSIWPVQAKNAHISMAFGPAIHPITGQWYIHKGIDFSTWRSGDPIIAPANGQVVTVGYNSSLGNYVIIKHKYSIYTRYAHMSTIRVRKGQMVSQKDVIGLIGNTGVTTGPHLHYEVHIGSDVVDPMKHINVKLSN; from the coding sequence TTGCCGAGATCACGCAAATTCAGAACGCACGAAAAAAGATTTTCCCTGTCGTTTTTTTCCATCGTAGGAAGAGGAATAAAGGCGATAGGTAACTTTTTTGTTTCCGTCTTTCACATATTCGATAATAAACTGACCGTTATGATCGTTCCTCATTCTCAGGGAAAGGTTATTAATTTTCAAACCAATGTTTTTGCCGTTATTTTAGGGCTTACCGTCGTTACGGGAATCGTGTTATCGTTTTTTTACTTTAACAAACAAGCTGCAACCACAAACAGCGAAATTTCAAGGCTTATGAACGAAAATCGGCAAACGATCGCCAGCCTTGACGAACTTAGGGATGAAAACAACAATCTGCTTCAAACAGCCAAGCGTTTTCAAGAATCGCTTTCGCAATCTCTTTCAATTTTAGGAATGGATCAGTCCGATCCTATTTCAAAAGCCGCCATAAAGGACGGAGACCTGTCTTCGCTCTTCGATTCTCAGGGCACTGCGTCGGGAAGTTTAAGAGAAGCGTCCGACATACGTCAGCTTACCACATATCTTGACAACGCCGTTCAGCCGCTGGAGCAGATCGGGAAAATGCTGGAAAGTCAGAATTCACTGTTTACGGATATTCCGAGCATTTGGCCGGTGCAGGCAAAAAACGCCCACATTTCAATGGCGTTCGGGCCGGCGATACATCCCATAACCGGACAGTGGTATATACACAAGGGAATAGACTTTTCCACATGGAGGTCGGGAGATCCCATTATCGCCCCCGCAAACGGGCAGGTTGTGACGGTAGGTTACAACTCAAGCCTAGGCAACTATGTGATCATCAAGCACAAATACAGTATTTATACCCGCTACGCCCATATGTCCACCATTCGCGTGCGTAAAGGGCAGATGGTTTCTCAAAAAGACGTCATAGGGCTGATAGGCAATACCGGCGTAACCACCGGACCGCATCTTCACTACGAAGTGCACATCGGATCCGACGTGGTCGATCCTATGAAGCACATAAACGTAAAACTTTCAAATTAA